In one window of uncultured Acetobacteroides sp. DNA:
- the hcp gene encoding hydroxylamine reductase gives MFCNQCQETAKNTGCTINGVCGKKENTANIQDLLVFACQGLAYVAIEARKKGLDTSVESKHITNCLFMTITNANFDDEALTQAINETILLRDNLKGRVSITEKHDSVSWIGKTAEDFTKKAKAVSTLTYDSDEDIRALKQYALFGIKGIAAYAEHAFNLGFEEANIYAFMEETLVMLTKPISKNDILEWIMRTGEHGVKVMALLDKANTSTFGNPEITKVNIGVGKNPGILVSGHDLKDLEQLLIQTEGTGVDVYTHSEMLPSHAYPFFKKYKHLVGNYGNAWHRQLDEFETFNGPILFTTNCLVPPRKTSTYNNRVFTTGATGMPEWRYIDRKQANGHKDFSEIIELAKTCAPPTEIEKGEITIGFAHDQVLALADKLLEAIGSGAIKKLVVMSGCDARQKSREYFTEFASKLPKDTVILTSGCAKYRYNKLELGSIDGIPRVLDAGQCNDSYSWAFVALKLKEVLKLDDINQLPIVFNVAWYEQKAIIVHLALLYLGFKNTHIGPTLPGFMTPNVLKIVQEVFGVQTITTVEEDMKIFELA, from the coding sequence ATGTTCTGTAACCAATGTCAGGAGACAGCTAAGAATACGGGCTGTACAATAAATGGTGTTTGTGGAAAGAAGGAGAACACCGCAAATATTCAGGATCTACTCGTTTTTGCCTGTCAGGGGCTTGCTTATGTAGCGATTGAAGCTCGGAAAAAGGGGCTTGATACCAGTGTGGAGAGCAAGCATATCACCAATTGCCTGTTTATGACCATCACCAACGCTAATTTTGATGATGAGGCGCTTACTCAAGCTATCAATGAAACTATTTTGCTTAGGGATAACCTTAAGGGGCGGGTGAGTATCACCGAAAAGCACGACTCGGTTTCGTGGATTGGCAAAACCGCCGAGGATTTCACCAAAAAGGCGAAGGCGGTTAGCACCCTTACCTACGATAGCGACGAGGATATCCGCGCGCTGAAGCAGTATGCGCTATTTGGCATTAAGGGTATTGCCGCTTACGCCGAGCATGCCTTTAATCTTGGCTTCGAGGAAGCCAATATTTACGCCTTTATGGAGGAAACGCTGGTGATGCTAACCAAGCCAATCAGCAAAAACGACATCTTGGAATGGATTATGCGGACGGGCGAGCATGGGGTTAAGGTGATGGCGCTGCTCGACAAGGCCAATACATCAACTTTCGGAAATCCTGAAATCACCAAGGTTAATATTGGGGTGGGGAAGAACCCGGGGATACTGGTGAGCGGGCACGACTTGAAGGATTTGGAGCAGCTGCTGATTCAAACCGAAGGAACGGGCGTGGATGTGTACACGCATTCGGAGATGCTGCCCTCGCATGCCTACCCTTTCTTTAAGAAGTACAAGCATCTGGTGGGCAACTACGGCAATGCCTGGCATCGGCAGCTCGACGAGTTCGAAACGTTCAACGGTCCCATTCTCTTTACCACCAACTGCCTAGTGCCGCCACGCAAGACATCGACGTATAACAACCGGGTGTTTACCACGGGAGCCACCGGAATGCCCGAGTGGCGGTACATCGACCGAAAGCAGGCGAATGGGCATAAGGATTTCTCGGAGATCATCGAATTGGCAAAGACGTGCGCGCCTCCTACCGAGATTGAAAAGGGGGAGATCACCATTGGCTTTGCGCATGACCAGGTTTTGGCGCTTGCCGATAAGCTGCTGGAGGCAATTGGCTCGGGCGCCATCAAAAAGCTGGTGGTGATGTCGGGTTGCGACGCGCGGCAGAAGAGCCGCGAGTACTTCACCGAGTTTGCCAGCAAGCTGCCGAAGGATACCGTAATCCTCACCTCGGGATGCGCCAAGTACCGCTACAACAAGCTGGAGCTGGGAAGCATCGACGGCATCCCACGGGTGCTCGATGCCGGGCAGTGCAACGACTCGTACTCCTGGGCGTTTGTGGCGCTTAAGCTCAAGGAGGTTTTAAAGCTCGACGATATCAACCAGCTACCCATCGTATTCAACGTGGCGTGGTACGAGCAAAAGGCCATTATCGTACACCTTGCGCTGCTCTACCTCGGGTTCAAAAACACCCATATCGGGCCAACGCTACCCGGATTTATGACGCCGAACGTGCTGAAGATCGTTCAAGAGGTGTTTGGCGTGCAAACGATTACCACCGTCGAGGAGGATATGAAGATTTTTGAACTAGCCTAA
- a CDS encoding hemerythrin domain-containing protein, whose amino-acid sequence MKTASQILLHEHNAILVALGVIEKMCKHAKNHHGVDPKDIIDIVDFLDVYVNECHHTKEEVFFFPALVKVGVRNQDGLIGSMIAEHRLERELIVRIRGSIVNDVVDKEEFVGAASAYIELIRTHIVKENSVLFQISDIKFTEATHRRLVNEFESIEKNRLGVGVTENAIAMLKEIKKKY is encoded by the coding sequence ATGAAAACGGCAAGCCAAATACTCCTACACGAGCACAATGCAATACTGGTTGCATTAGGGGTAATCGAAAAAATGTGCAAGCACGCCAAAAACCATCATGGCGTAGACCCAAAGGACATCATCGACATCGTCGATTTTTTGGATGTGTACGTCAACGAATGCCACCACACCAAGGAGGAGGTCTTCTTCTTTCCCGCCCTCGTGAAGGTGGGCGTTAGGAATCAGGATGGGCTTATTGGGAGTATGATTGCCGAGCACCGGCTGGAGCGCGAGCTGATCGTCCGCATAAGAGGCTCCATCGTAAATGACGTTGTGGACAAGGAGGAGTTTGTTGGTGCGGCTTCCGCCTACATCGAGCTCATCCGAACGCATATCGTAAAGGAGAACTCGGTGCTCTTCCAGATCAGCGATATCAAATTTACCGAGGCAACTCATCGCCGACTGGTGAATGAATTCGAAAGCATCGAAAAGAATAGGCTCGGCGTGGGCGTCACCGAGAATGCCATTGCCATGCTGAAGGAAATCAAGAAGAAGTACTAG
- a CDS encoding (2Fe-2S)-binding protein: protein MEMDENDVLICNCNEIYRSEIVKAIKEKGLKTVEEVGEETTAGTTCGQCQDDIQDILDELNKP, encoded by the coding sequence ATGGAGATGGATGAAAACGATGTTCTTATTTGCAACTGCAACGAGATATATAGGAGCGAGATTGTAAAGGCCATCAAGGAGAAGGGGCTGAAAACGGTGGAGGAGGTCGGCGAGGAAACCACGGCTGGAACCACCTGTGGGCAGTGCCAGGACGATATTCAGGATATCCTTGACGAGCTGAATAAACCTTAG